The Cryptomeria japonica chromosome 2, Sugi_1.0, whole genome shotgun sequence region CATTTTTAACAACCCCAGAAATCAAGGACTAAACAATGTTTTAAAACCCTAGAAAATAATAAAAATCTCTTGATTAGCCCCCTGTACATAAAATCCAAGAACATTTCGTCATCAGCCGTCTGCCCCACATTCCACAATGATTATTTTCAAGGCTATGAAATCTGTAGTCTTCAGAGGCGTGGCTAAAAGTTGTTTTACTGCTTAATTTATCCGTAAAGCATTAGCTTTAAAAAATATGCCGATTGTCCTCGACTAAAAAGCACCCGCCATTCTCTTTTTTCATGTGACGTGATATAAATTTATTGTTCAGTCCATTCCTTGTCTTGAAACACATTAGAATATGCCCTTCATATGGTTGATTACGCTTCCATGTAAACAATCTttattcctttttttatttgtttgatgTTGAGATTGAAGTATTCTTGGACCACTTGACAGCTATATACTGTTGTGAAGTTCCATCTTCCTGTCATTCACTGGCCTTGGATTCGAATTATATTGTGGCCCCTCCAGATAATATGAAATTAAATTCCACTGGTTATTCAATCGAAAAAGGTTGTCCTATATCTCTTGAAAATGGTAATTTTACTATTACAAATGTTTATGCATACTTGGGGAAGAAGAAAAGCATGAATATGATGATGAGAGAATACTTGTTTTGAATGAAAACTCTAAAAGACAGTAAATGGTTTTTCAATCCATGCTTTTAAGTACGACAAGGAAGAAATAGTTCCCCGCTCGATGTTCAAGTCAATTTGTTATAATTCTATTGTGAAAGAACATGTGCTGCTCCTAAAAACACTTCACGTTAGGGTTTTTGCGTGTTCATCTATGCATATGGGAAAAAAGCATCTACCTATGATGGGTTTTACATTGGTCAATAACCCATTTCCACGGTTGAAAGATCACCTAATTTCACTATAATTTTTCATCTTTGTGTCACATTAGGATAGGGAATTGACCAGGTTTATAAAtataaatcaaacaaattttacaaATTAAAAGTATAAATTTAATGATACAATAATATGATTAAAATGTTCTTGGTTGAAAATTAGATTTAACATGTACAATTTTGATAACACTTAAAAATACAATATTAATAGGGATggtaaatatataaattattgatattttaaaataaaaaattatttcaattaatacaAAAATTATATTTGGATAATTctatcaataatattagaaaaaagTACTAATAACTTTCTAATAATTGTTGTGTATTTATAACAATATTGGGAGCGATGGGAGAGGTGGGAACGACTGGAGCGACTAGTTTGAATTCAAATGGAGCAGAAGCGGGAAGATCGGGTGATGTAGGTTCCAGAGGTTCCCACGTGATTTCCACCATGAGAGAAATGAAATCCGAAGCTTCTAATGGAACTCTCAATGAGATTTGGGATGGGGGCACCTTGCCGGTacaaccaaaagaaaaagatgACTCTACTGTTTTACCTTGTGGCGGGGAGGGTCCGAggaagtctatggagattctcaggaAACTGGGATCTCTGGACTACAATAGAAAATGGTCTACTTTGTTTGCGTCAAACCTCAAAGGCAAGGCTATTGTGCCTATTCCCCATAAAGTGGACTCGGAGTCTAGTTCTTGTTCCATTTCTATTCCAGATTGTATCGTGGAAAGGAATATGGCTAATCTGGCCTCTGTCTTGGTTGGCAAGTTTATTGGCCCTCGACCTAATATTGAAGCTGTTAGGGATTGGGTGTCCCGGAAATGGAAGGGAAAGGGTCAGATTGATGTGGTGGCCATGTCTAACggttttttctccttctcctttgctTGTGAGGAGGACCTTCAATTTGTCTTAGCGGGTGGTCCTTGGATGTTAGACAAATCATCATTGGCTCTCAAGAAATGGGAAGCAGGCTTTAACCCGAAGGAATGGGAATGTAATGAGGCCCCTATTTGAGTGCGGCTACCAAGTTTTCTTATGGAGTTTTGGGGCAAAGAAATATTTGTTGGGATTGTTGTGTGCTTTGGTGAGCTCCTTTTAGTTGACCTAATGACCTCTACGAAGAGGCGCCTGGTGTATGCTAGAATCTGTGTGAATGTTAAACAATTTGCTAATTTGCCGAAGGAGATTGACCTCTTCTCTAAACTGGGTAGATGGGTTCAAAAAGTAgagtatgaatctattccctttgctcaagcttccattgtaaaaaagttggtCATTGGGCTAGGGAATGCCCTTCTAAGCCTAAGCCTAAGACGAcctagaagaagaaagatgaaacaaAGGGGGTGGATTTGGTGGAGTCCCTTCCCTTGGCTCCCCCTCCATGTATGGATGGAGTGAATAATATCTAGTGTGTTCAGGATGGACTAGATCCAAATCTTTTAAACCTAGAGCCCTTGAATGAAGGGGGGATGCAAGGGGAAGTTTGAAGCCTGAGGAGATTTCTTATGGGGATTAATTTGTGATGGAGGTTTATAGGAAACTGGATCCTTCCATCCACCTTGTTGTTGAAGTTGGGAACTCATTGGATTCAAATATTACCGATGACGTGACCACAGATGATGATAATCCAAAACCGTTTATTGAGGTTAAAGCTAAGCATAGAAAAATGAACTCCCCAAATGGTCATTTATTAATACCGGTTCCTAGTGGTGTTAAGACTACAAACAGACAAAAGGCGGATTGTGGATCTGATTTGAGGGCAGTGGGGAGGCCTCCCAATGCGATTAGCAGAGACAAGCATAGTCAGGCTTCCATTGTTGATGGAGTCCAAAGAACACTACAAGACATGGGGATTGGTTCCCCCCATCCAATCAAATGAAAGTCATTTCATAGAATATTAGGGGATTGAATCATCCCCACAAACATGATCTTATATCCAACTTGGTTAGAGGTCACAAGCCAGATATACAtcttgttcaagaaaccaaaatgtttGGTTGTTTTTCGGAGAGTGTGGAACTCATTGTGCTGATGTTGATGGGGATTCTGGTGGTATTGCCACTTTGTAGAATCCTAGATGGATTTTGGGTAAGGTTGTCTTTACCTCTCCTAATCACATTACCACTAGATTTACTAGTCAATCTGATGGGTCATCTTGGATCATATCTAATATATAtgccccaaatgggaaaaatgctAGAAAAATGCTCTGGTCCTCTATCATTAATGCTAGAATGGCTTTCCCAAATGAGAAATGGATTCTATTGCGGGAGTTTAATACCCCATTATCTAGTATGGAAAAGGCTAGTGGGATGCCTATTTCAGATGAAAGTAGGCAGGACTTGGCGGATATGATTAATTCTCTGGGTTTGTTAGACCTTGATCTCCTTGGGGATAAATTCACTTGGTTCAATAGAAGAAGTGGGGGGGACCTCATCCAAGTCAGACTAGATAGAGCTATTATTTCTCCTGAGTGGATTCATGATGCTTCTTGTAGATTAAATGTGTTATCCAGAATTGGATTGGATCATTTCCCAATTTGTCTGAGTATATCCCCTTTGATCAAGAGGAAGGTCTTCCCCTTCAAGTTTGAGAAGATGTGGCTTTTAGCTCCAGATATTCATGACAATATTTCTAAATGGTGGAATGTTGACATTCAGGGAACTGCAATGTTTAGAGTGGCGAAGAAACTATCCAATGTCAAGTCCAATATCCAACTCTGGAATAAATCATCCTTCAGCAATATTTTTCAGATAAAAGAGAAGCTCAAGAAAGATTTCGATGATGTCCAGTCTCAGATTCAAGATGTGGGGTATGATCCTATAGTTATGGACAAAGAAGTTGAATTGTTTACCAAGATTCATGATATCATCTCTAAGGAGGAG contains the following coding sequences:
- the LOC131859266 gene encoding uncharacterized protein LOC131859266; translated protein: MAFPNEKWILLREFNTPLSSMEKASGMPISDESRQDLADMINSLGLLDLDLLGDKFTWFNRRSGGDLIQVRLDRAIISPEWIHDASCRLNVLSRIGLDHFPICLSISPLIKRKVFPFKFEKMWLLAPDIHDNISKWWNVDIQGTAMFRVAKKLSNVKSNIQLWNKSSFSNIFQIKEKLKKDFDDVQSQIQDVGYDPIVMDKEVELFTKIHDIISKEEEI